The following proteins are encoded in a genomic region of Saccharopolyspora antimicrobica:
- a CDS encoding DinB family protein, producing the protein MPSTTRRDTPPPRTGSGEAEVLRGFLDYVRDSIAAKVDGVPEPQVRTPGVPSGTNLLGLLNHLTAVERSMFLGDRVADWQATFRAAAGESAADVLTRYREAVRLANEVLDGCTDLGAPVPRPRSGRPAPSIRWALTHMIEETGRHAGHADILRELIDGATGR; encoded by the coding sequence TTGCCCAGCACCACGCGCCGCGACACCCCGCCGCCCCGGACCGGCAGCGGTGAAGCCGAAGTCCTGCGCGGATTCCTCGACTACGTCCGGGATTCCATCGCCGCGAAGGTCGACGGCGTGCCCGAACCGCAGGTGCGCACCCCCGGGGTGCCGTCGGGCACGAACCTGCTCGGCCTGCTCAACCACCTGACCGCCGTCGAGCGCTCGATGTTCCTCGGCGACCGCGTCGCCGACTGGCAGGCGACCTTCCGGGCCGCAGCCGGGGAGAGCGCGGCCGACGTCCTCACCCGCTACCGGGAAGCGGTCCGGCTGGCGAACGAGGTTCTCGACGGGTGCACCGATCTCGGCGCGCCCGTTCCGCGCCCGAGATCCGGCCGCCCGGCTCCCAGCATCCGCTGGGCGCTGACCCACATGATCGAGGAGACCGGCCGCCACGCGGGCCACGCGGACATCCTCCGCGAACTCATCGACGGCGCCACCGGGCGCTGA
- a CDS encoding LLM class flavin-dependent oxidoreductase, whose product MQLGILSLGSTQPDPVTGATASATQHFDDVVRLAELAEEAGLDYFGFGEHHAGRTVATAPPVVLAAIAARTSRIRLITTVTLLSTLDPLRVAEDYATLDHLSHGRLDLIVGKGNSADPYTMFGYDRAQQWELQAEHYEILRRLWREEDVTFRGRFRSLDGVTSLPRPLQAPPPVWHGVATSLASPELAARNGDPIFVANAIQPMENYGRLVDHYRQQWELHGHDPALARVGSGGMLFVAKTSQQARDVLRPYYEAQWTDRDPTRDRGGVGDEPAGATLERNIAEGGLFAGSPQEIVDKVGTYRERYGHDLMIFGPQIGGMPHALVAESLDLFAAEVAPQLAVL is encoded by the coding sequence GTGCAGTTGGGCATCCTGAGCCTGGGCAGCACGCAGCCGGATCCGGTCACCGGCGCGACGGCGTCGGCCACGCAGCACTTCGACGACGTCGTGCGGCTGGCGGAGCTGGCCGAGGAAGCGGGCCTGGACTACTTCGGCTTCGGCGAGCACCACGCGGGCCGGACCGTGGCGACCGCGCCGCCGGTGGTGCTGGCGGCCATCGCGGCCCGCACCAGCCGCATCCGGCTGATCACCACCGTCACCCTGCTGAGCACGCTCGATCCGCTGCGGGTCGCCGAGGACTACGCCACGCTGGACCACCTTTCGCACGGCAGGCTGGACCTGATCGTCGGCAAGGGCAATTCCGCCGATCCCTACACCATGTTCGGCTACGACCGCGCTCAGCAGTGGGAGTTGCAGGCCGAGCACTACGAGATCCTGCGCCGGTTGTGGCGGGAGGAGGACGTCACCTTCCGCGGCAGGTTCCGCTCCCTGGACGGCGTCACCAGCCTGCCTCGGCCGCTGCAGGCACCACCGCCGGTGTGGCACGGAGTGGCGACCAGTCTGGCCTCGCCGGAACTCGCGGCGCGCAACGGCGACCCGATCTTCGTCGCCAACGCGATCCAGCCGATGGAGAACTACGGCAGGCTGGTCGACCACTACCGCCAGCAGTGGGAGCTGCACGGGCACGATCCGGCGCTGGCCAGGGTCGGATCGGGCGGCATGCTGTTCGTGGCCAAGACCTCGCAGCAGGCCCGCGACGTGCTGCGGCCCTACTACGAGGCGCAGTGGACCGATCGCGATCCGACCCGCGATCGCGGCGGCGTCGGGGACGAGCCGGCGGGTGCGACGCTGGAGCGCAACATCGCCGAGGGCGGGCTGTTCGCCGGGAGCCCGCAGGAGATCGTGGACAAGGTCGGCACCTACCGCGAGCGCTACGGCCACGACCTGATGATCTTCGGACCGCAGATCGGCGGCATGCCCCACGCGCTGGTCGCCGAATCGCTCGACCTGTTCGCCGCGGAGGTCGCGCCGCAGCTGGCCGTGCTCTGA
- a CDS encoding MFS transporter gives MNVGAGKREWTGLAVLALPTVLLSLDVSVLHLAVPQLAADLMPSSSELLWIVDGYGFLIAGFLITMGTLGDRIGRRKLLMIGSAAFGAASIAAAFAPTPTALIAARSVLGVAGATLMPSTLALISNLFQDARQRRTAIAVWMSAFMGGMVIGPVVGGLLLEHFWWGSVFLLGVPVMVLLLLTAPALLPEHRDEHAGRLDLVSVALSLGTILPIVFSLKETAKHGPQPAGLTALAAGLVLGAVFVRRQRHLADPMLDLRLLRNRAVGVALGVMLIGAVILGGITLLVSQYLQLVAALSAFEAGVLLAPQAVAVVVGSLLAPWLAARFQPGFVLGSGMLVAAAGLLLFSQVRGDGLVLVVVGISLAAFGMGPQGVFCTEMVIGSVPPRRAGAASAMTETIGEFGIAMGIAVFGSIATAVYRDEVALPPLPTARCRSSPGRRRPRRSGSRGGRARRPAERARPRAGCLHQRAARGRHQQRCGRRRDRRHRHGRVA, from the coding sequence GTGAACGTCGGCGCGGGAAAGCGGGAATGGACCGGTTTGGCGGTCCTCGCGCTGCCGACCGTGCTGCTGTCGCTGGACGTGAGCGTGCTGCACCTGGCGGTCCCGCAGCTGGCCGCCGACCTGATGCCCAGCAGCAGCGAGCTGCTGTGGATCGTCGACGGCTACGGGTTCCTGATCGCCGGATTCCTGATCACCATGGGCACTTTGGGTGACCGGATCGGGCGGCGCAAGCTGTTGATGATCGGATCGGCGGCGTTCGGCGCGGCGTCGATCGCCGCCGCATTCGCACCCACGCCGACCGCGCTGATCGCGGCCCGCTCGGTCCTCGGCGTAGCGGGCGCCACGCTGATGCCATCGACGCTGGCGCTGATCAGCAACCTGTTCCAGGACGCGCGGCAACGCCGCACCGCGATCGCGGTGTGGATGAGCGCGTTCATGGGCGGCATGGTGATCGGGCCGGTGGTGGGCGGGCTGCTGCTGGAGCACTTCTGGTGGGGCTCGGTGTTCCTGCTGGGTGTGCCGGTCATGGTGCTCCTGCTGCTGACCGCCCCCGCGCTGCTGCCCGAACACCGCGATGAGCACGCCGGGCGGCTGGATCTCGTCAGCGTCGCGTTGTCGCTCGGCACGATCTTGCCGATCGTCTTCTCTCTCAAGGAGACCGCGAAGCACGGCCCGCAACCGGCCGGTTTGACGGCGCTCGCGGCCGGACTCGTGCTGGGTGCGGTGTTCGTGCGCCGCCAGCGCCATCTCGCCGACCCGATGCTGGACCTGCGGCTGCTGCGGAACCGGGCCGTCGGTGTCGCGCTGGGCGTCATGCTGATCGGCGCAGTCATCCTCGGCGGGATCACCCTGCTGGTCAGCCAGTACCTGCAGCTCGTCGCAGCGCTGAGCGCGTTCGAAGCCGGGGTGCTGCTCGCGCCGCAGGCCGTCGCCGTGGTGGTCGGTTCCCTGCTGGCGCCGTGGCTGGCCGCCCGGTTCCAGCCGGGATTCGTGCTCGGCTCCGGCATGTTGGTCGCCGCAGCGGGCCTGCTGCTGTTCAGCCAGGTGCGAGGCGATGGACTGGTGCTCGTCGTGGTCGGGATCTCGCTGGCCGCCTTCGGGATGGGGCCGCAGGGCGTGTTCTGCACCGAAATGGTGATCGGGTCGGTACCACCCCGGCGAGCCGGTGCTGCTTCGGCGATGACCGAGACCATCGGCGAATTCGGCATCGCGATGGGCATCGCGGTGTTCGGCAGCATCGCAACGGCTGTCTACCGCGACGAAGTAGCGCTGCCCCCACTGCCCACTGCCCGCTGCCGCAGCAGCCCGGGCCGACGACGGCCTCGCCGGAGCGGCAGCCGTGGCGGACGGGCTCGCCGACCCGCTGAGCGTGCTCGTCCCCGCGCGGGATGCCTTCACCAGCGGGCTGCACGTGGTCGCCATCAGCAGCGCTGTGGTCGTCGTCGCGACCGCCGTCATCGCCATGGTCGCGTTGCGTGA
- a CDS encoding lipoate--protein ligase family protein has protein sequence MELYRGALGVDSDQALEVAVAHAMLRRVSHGETGAGVRIYRPSGRVVAFGRRDTLLPGFPDAVRAVREAGFTPVVRAPGGRAVAYTERSLVVDHVGPDPGYLSGMEDRFTGYAELWADVLRKHGVEAQIGAVPGEYCPGAHSVNARGRVKLVGTAQRLVRGAWLFSAVVIFDDTEVLRPLLTEVYRLLDLPFDDDSVGSVVDESPGLELADLESEVITAYDDRYGLEPAQLPETLLTRAGDLAPDHRVGTGR, from the coding sequence GTGGAGCTTTATCGCGGTGCGCTCGGGGTGGATTCGGACCAGGCCTTGGAGGTCGCGGTCGCGCACGCGATGCTGCGCCGGGTCAGCCATGGCGAGACCGGTGCCGGTGTGCGGATCTACCGGCCGAGCGGGCGCGTTGTGGCGTTCGGGCGCCGGGACACCCTGCTGCCCGGTTTCCCGGATGCCGTCCGGGCCGTGCGCGAGGCCGGGTTCACCCCGGTCGTGCGCGCGCCCGGCGGCCGGGCGGTGGCCTACACCGAGCGCTCGCTGGTGGTCGACCACGTCGGGCCCGATCCCGGTTACCTGTCCGGGATGGAGGACCGGTTCACCGGCTACGCCGAGCTGTGGGCCGACGTCCTGCGCAAGCACGGCGTCGAAGCGCAGATCGGCGCGGTGCCGGGCGAGTACTGCCCCGGCGCGCACAGCGTGAACGCGCGGGGGAGGGTGAAGCTGGTCGGCACCGCTCAGCGACTGGTGCGCGGTGCGTGGCTGTTCAGCGCCGTGGTGATCTTCGACGACACCGAGGTGCTGCGCCCGCTGCTCACCGAGGTCTACCGGCTGCTGGACCTGCCCTTCGACGACGACTCCGTCGGGTCGGTGGTGGACGAATCCCCGGGCCTGGAGCTGGCGGACCTGGAATCCGAAGTGATCACCGCCTACGACGACCGCTACGGCCTGGAACCCGCGCAGCTGCCGGAAACCCTGCTCACCCGCGCGGGAGATCTGGCCCCCGACCACCGGGTCGGCACCGGGCGCTGA
- a CDS encoding YbaK/EbsC family protein, translating to MTTSSLPARSQQVARALAAAGVRGEVRELADSTRTAAEAAAALGCDIGAIANSLIFISDNEPVLVLTSGRHRVDTKALAERWSRGKLHRATPDQVREATGQVIGGVAPLGHPTPLPTVVDAALSDYPQIWAAAGTPRTVFPTTAAELRRITNATELPVTT from the coding sequence ATGACGACCAGCTCCCTCCCCGCCCGCAGCCAGCAGGTCGCCCGCGCGCTGGCGGCGGCCGGAGTCCGGGGCGAAGTCCGCGAACTGGCGGACTCGACCCGCACCGCGGCCGAAGCGGCCGCCGCGCTCGGCTGCGACATCGGTGCGATCGCCAACAGCCTGATCTTCATCTCCGACAACGAACCGGTCCTCGTCCTCACCAGCGGCCGCCACCGCGTGGACACCAAGGCCCTCGCCGAGCGCTGGAGCCGCGGCAAACTCCACCGCGCCACACCGGACCAAGTTCGCGAAGCCACCGGCCAGGTCATCGGCGGAGTGGCACCACTCGGCCACCCGACCCCGCTGCCGACCGTGGTGGACGCGGCGCTGTCCGACTACCCGCAGATCTGGGCAGCGGCAGGCACGCCCCGAACGGTCTTCCCCACCACGGCAGCAGAACTCCGCCGGATAACCAACGCCACCGAACTTCCTGTCACCACCTGA